One genomic window of Methyloceanibacter sp. wino2 includes the following:
- a CDS encoding autotransporter domain-containing protein → MSKLSARVPVLLSLLVAAVAGGSQHAYADCTGTAPNFECSGGSAEQAIDTDNATVVTLPGFSVSATDQAALSISGKGQITYTDANASSLASVLETALSVSSTGNDGSTPGGVDVSTNGTLSGAIGIDATNYGTGSLSIDALGAVEGTNGNAITALNRNANGGGLSILTTETVVAKRTGISATNYGTGLLSIDTSAGVTGETGIEAVNRGAGSLAVDARGPVTGTLYNGISATNFGTDLSITTEDAISGAITGIKASNFGLGSTTIETGGTVDGLSAHGIEVVNENANSNSLTVITKGAVTASQIGISAVNHGRGPLTVQTISSVSGETGIDAAGEGAGSLSIDAGGTVTGTSSNGITAKTYGTDLSVTTTDTVTGARTGIAATNYGTGTLTIDTQGDVTGTSGSGIQALNTAGTDLSVSTAAGTTVSGQTGIAADNGGSGTLNLDIAGNIEGTAAEGISATNSGATSMISTQSGASVRGATTGLRTVHEGAGALTLDIAGAVEGLGGEGLYATSSGSEAITLNTTGNISGTTDGVYLGHGGGGAINVDIGNGSIVSSSGTNADDFAIETSGGRTNLVVSGTLNGGAGGAAKFDRSEVNAFNDRMELHPTAAVTGKVLAGPGIDTLAFAGGGHGTFDLDDIDTGDRTKQFQEFEIFQIDSGTWSFDGTTPYTFTLNGGTLKGTGTFGEVISNGGTISLGNSIGTMTINGDLTLRSGSVFEVEVNADGRNDTAIVNGSVNLTGATLRVLAQKGSYKTRTNYTIIENDGSDAVNGRFARLETNYAFLTPSVVYDGGDGNDVVLTLLRTVVPTTGSGSGAGGSGTGGVSYLSFCSVAETKNQCNVAEALDAFPADNALFYSVLTQTEEGAREAFNALSGEIHATVAGTLVDDSRYARDAVMGRLMQANHRGGALGSSGPLVASYGNQDMMLGGTGYYDGKTLVDQPQPLAFWTQGFGAWGDFGGNKNAASADRNLGGFISGMDANIDDTWRVGVATGASFSDVSVDQRYSTANVQSYYLGGYAGGMAGDFALRGGGLWAWSEVETSRAVVFPGFYERQNASYDADTGQLFGEVAYPTQMNGVDLEPFAGLAYVSVESGGFTEKGGAEASLHGTNFSQDVGYTTLGIRAAKTVMWGDMEVTPHTEVAWLHAFNDVTPGASLAFATTGRGFDVTGVPLAENSALLDAGLDFAISDQLSAGVSYSGQYADDISDNAVKGRLTWLFN, encoded by the coding sequence ATGTCCAAGCTGTCAGCACGGGTGCCCGTGCTGCTGTCATTGCTCGTGGCCGCGGTCGCGGGCGGCAGCCAGCATGCCTATGCCGATTGCACAGGCACAGCCCCCAACTTCGAATGTTCCGGCGGCAGCGCGGAGCAGGCCATCGACACCGACAATGCGACAGTCGTCACGCTCCCTGGCTTCAGCGTCTCCGCGACCGACCAGGCCGCGCTTTCGATCTCGGGCAAGGGCCAAATCACCTATACGGACGCGAATGCTTCCTCCCTTGCTTCAGTGCTGGAGACGGCACTGTCCGTGTCCTCCACCGGCAACGACGGCTCGACGCCGGGCGGCGTTGACGTCAGCACGAACGGAACGCTCAGCGGTGCAATCGGCATCGACGCGACAAACTACGGAACGGGCTCGCTGAGTATCGACGCCCTCGGTGCAGTCGAAGGCACGAACGGAAACGCGATCACCGCGCTCAACAGGAATGCCAATGGCGGGGGTCTCTCGATCCTCACTACAGAGACGGTGGTGGCCAAGCGCACCGGCATCAGCGCCACCAACTACGGAACCGGCCTTCTGAGTATCGACACAAGCGCCGGCGTCACCGGCGAGACCGGCATCGAGGCCGTGAATCGCGGCGCCGGTTCACTCGCGGTGGACGCGCGCGGACCCGTCACGGGCACGCTGTACAACGGCATTTCGGCGACGAATTTCGGCACCGACCTTTCGATCACGACAGAGGACGCCATCTCGGGCGCCATCACAGGCATCAAGGCCAGCAATTTCGGTCTTGGATCGACGACGATCGAGACCGGCGGCACGGTCGATGGGCTCAGCGCTCACGGGATCGAGGTGGTCAACGAGAACGCAAACTCGAACAGCCTGACCGTTATTACCAAAGGCGCCGTGACCGCCAGCCAGATAGGCATCAGCGCCGTCAATCACGGCAGGGGCCCGCTCACCGTGCAAACGATCAGCTCCGTCAGCGGTGAGACCGGCATCGATGCCGCCGGCGAGGGGGCAGGTTCCCTGTCGATCGATGCGGGCGGAACGGTCACCGGCACGAGTTCCAACGGCATCACCGCCAAGACCTACGGCACGGATCTTTCGGTTACCACCACGGATACGGTTACAGGCGCGCGCACAGGCATCGCCGCGACGAATTACGGGACCGGCACCTTGACGATCGACACGCAGGGCGACGTCACCGGGACCAGCGGATCCGGCATTCAGGCGTTGAACACGGCCGGCACGGATCTTTCGGTTTCGACCGCCGCGGGAACCACCGTGAGCGGACAAACTGGTATAGCTGCGGACAATGGTGGCAGCGGCACGCTGAACCTCGATATCGCCGGCAACATCGAGGGCACCGCCGCCGAGGGCATCTCCGCCACGAACAGCGGCGCAACGTCGATGATCTCAACGCAAAGCGGGGCGAGCGTTCGCGGCGCAACGACCGGCCTGCGGACCGTTCACGAAGGGGCCGGCGCGTTGACCTTGGATATCGCGGGCGCCGTGGAGGGTTTGGGCGGCGAAGGTCTCTACGCCACCAGCAGCGGCTCGGAGGCGATCACCCTGAACACGACGGGAAATATCTCCGGCACGACGGACGGCGTCTATCTGGGCCATGGCGGCGGCGGCGCGATCAATGTCGACATTGGCAACGGCAGCATCGTCTCGAGCTCCGGTACGAACGCCGACGACTTCGCGATCGAGACCTCGGGCGGCCGGACGAACCTTGTCGTCAGCGGCACGCTGAACGGCGGTGCCGGCGGCGCGGCGAAGTTCGATCGGAGCGAGGTCAACGCGTTCAACGACCGGATGGAGCTGCATCCGACCGCCGCCGTAACCGGCAAGGTCCTGGCGGGTCCCGGCATAGACACGCTGGCGTTCGCCGGCGGAGGACACGGCACATTCGATCTCGACGACATCGACACAGGCGACCGGACGAAGCAGTTCCAGGAATTCGAGATTTTTCAGATCGACAGCGGCACGTGGAGCTTCGACGGCACCACGCCATACACTTTCACCCTCAACGGCGGCACACTGAAGGGCACCGGCACGTTCGGCGAGGTGATTTCGAATGGCGGCACGATCTCTCTCGGCAACTCGATCGGGACCATGACGATCAACGGCGACTTGACCCTCCGCAGCGGTTCCGTGTTCGAAGTCGAAGTAAACGCGGATGGTCGAAACGACACGGCCATCGTCAACGGCTCCGTGAACCTCACCGGCGCGACGTTGCGGGTGCTGGCCCAGAAGGGCAGCTACAAGACGCGCACCAACTACACGATCATCGAGAATGACGGGTCCGACGCCGTCAACGGCAGGTTCGCCCGGCTCGAAACCAATTATGCGTTCCTGACCCCGAGCGTCGTCTATGACGGCGGCGACGGCAACGACGTGGTCCTGACCCTCCTGCGGACGGTCGTCCCGACCACGGGCAGCGGCAGTGGCGCCGGCGGAAGCGGCACGGGCGGCGTCAGCTATCTCAGCTTTTGCTCGGTGGCCGAGACCAAGAACCAATGCAACGTGGCGGAGGCGCTCGATGCGTTTCCGGCCGACAATGCGCTCTTCTACTCCGTCCTGACTCAGACCGAGGAGGGCGCGCGCGAAGCCTTCAATGCGCTGTCGGGCGAGATCCACGCGACGGTCGCGGGCACGCTGGTGGACGACAGCCGCTATGCGCGCGACGCCGTCATGGGCCGCTTGATGCAGGCGAACCACCGCGGCGGGGCGCTCGGCTCCAGCGGGCCGCTCGTCGCCAGTTACGGCAACCAAGACATGATGCTCGGCGGGACGGGCTATTACGACGGCAAGACGCTTGTCGACCAGCCGCAGCCACTGGCGTTCTGGACCCAAGGCTTCGGCGCCTGGGGTGACTTCGGTGGCAACAAGAACGCAGCCTCGGCAGATCGCAATCTCGGCGGCTTCATCTCCGGCATGGATGCGAACATCGACGACACTTGGCGCGTCGGTGTGGCGACGGGTGCGTCTTTCTCCGATGTGAGCGTGGACCAGCGTTACAGCACCGCCAACGTGCAGAGCTACTATCTCGGCGGCTATGCCGGCGGCATGGCCGGTGACTTCGCGCTACGCGGCGGCGGCCTGTGGGCCTGGAGCGAAGTCGAGACATCCCGCGCAGTGGTCTTCCCGGGCTTCTACGAACGCCAGAACGCAAGTTACGACGCGGACACGGGCCAGCTCTTCGGCGAGGTTGCCTACCCGACGCAAATGAACGGCGTCGATCTCGAGCCCTTTGCAGGTCTCGCCTATGTGTCCGTCGAGAGTGGCGGCTTCACCGAGAAGGGCGGGGCGGAAGCGTCCTTGCACGGCACGAATTTCTCTCAAGACGTGGGCTACACGACGCTGGGTATTCGCGCCGCGAAGACCGTGATGTGGGGCGATATGGAAGTGACCCCGCATACGGAAGTGGCCTGGCTGCATGCCTTCAACGACGTCACGCCGGGTGCCTCGCTCGCGTTCGCTACGACGGGCAGGGGCTTCGACGTGACCGGCGTGCCGCTGGCTGAAAACTCAGCGCTCCTGGATGCGGGCCTCGACTTCGCGATCAGCGACCAGCTCTCCGCCGGTGTATCCTACTCGGGCCAGTATGCGGACGACATTTCCGACAACGCCGTCAAGGGCCGTTTGACCTGGCTGTTCAACTAG
- a CDS encoding TIGR03032 family protein, translating into MTDRDEQPSAQATAGAGQDAATEEPKAPEQPQVKYSMSPGFSGFLGNSGIGLGISSYQSGKFYLLGQNTDGGLLVDERFFRKAMGIAVPDKDTILLATLFQIIRFKNVLGPQQQINNLYDACYVPRELFVTGEIDAHDVGLLKDGRIVFVNTLFNCLATPSSRHSFTPLWKPPFISKIVKEDRCHLNGLAMEDGVPRYVTAVSKSDTIDGWRDRRYDGGIIIDVATGEIVVGGLSMPHSPRMYNGRLYVLNSGTGELCWVETADKAADARLHVVAFCPGFVRGLGFHGKYAFVGLSKPRYERFEGLALDKKLAETDSEPWCGVQVIDLETGAVVHWFRIDGAIGELYDVAVVEGVFRPMSLGFASNEILALVTHDDLDEAASF; encoded by the coding sequence ATGACCGATCGCGACGAGCAGCCAAGCGCTCAGGCCACTGCCGGAGCCGGGCAGGACGCCGCGACGGAAGAGCCGAAAGCGCCGGAGCAGCCGCAGGTCAAATATTCGATGTCGCCGGGTTTTTCGGGGTTTCTCGGCAACAGCGGGATCGGGCTCGGGATCTCGTCCTATCAGTCGGGCAAGTTCTACCTGCTCGGCCAGAACACCGATGGCGGACTCCTCGTCGACGAACGGTTCTTCCGCAAGGCCATGGGTATCGCCGTCCCCGACAAGGACACGATCCTGCTTGCGACGCTGTTTCAGATCATCCGCTTCAAGAACGTTCTGGGACCCCAGCAGCAGATCAACAATCTGTATGACGCCTGTTATGTCCCGCGCGAACTGTTCGTAACAGGCGAGATCGACGCCCATGATGTCGGCCTGCTCAAGGACGGACGGATCGTGTTCGTCAACACACTCTTCAATTGTCTGGCGACGCCGTCGTCGCGTCACAGCTTCACGCCGCTCTGGAAGCCGCCGTTCATTTCGAAGATCGTGAAGGAAGACCGTTGCCATCTGAACGGCCTCGCCATGGAGGACGGCGTCCCCCGCTACGTCACGGCGGTCAGCAAGTCCGACACGATCGACGGCTGGCGCGACCGGCGCTATGACGGCGGCATCATCATCGACGTCGCCACGGGCGAGATCGTCGTCGGCGGGCTTTCGATGCCGCACTCCCCGCGCATGTACAACGGCAGGCTCTATGTTCTGAACTCGGGCACCGGCGAGCTATGCTGGGTGGAGACCGCGGACAAGGCCGCCGACGCGAGACTTCACGTGGTCGCATTCTGCCCGGGCTTCGTGCGGGGCCTCGGCTTCCACGGCAAATACGCCTTCGTCGGCCTCTCCAAACCGCGCTACGAGCGATTTGAGGGCCTAGCGCTGGACAAGAAGCTCGCCGAAACGGACTCCGAACCATGGTGCGGCGTGCAGGTCATCGACCTGGAAACAGGCGCCGTCGTGCACTGGTTCCGTATCGATGGCGCCATCGGCGAGCTCTACGATGTCGCCGTGGTGGAAGGCGTCTTCCGGCCCATGTCACTGGGTTTCGCGTCCAATGAGATCCTGGCGCTCGTCACCCACGACGACCTCGACGAGGCGGCTTCGTTCTGA
- a CDS encoding sulfotransferase, whose translation MPDYEVMPSDEDGDDNKRRKRHKKKKMGLTVERYGGRLLYMWFGMRFMTLMRLFWRGRFSFTLNCIPDTLALFLFVPWNTPLTWISEAIYKKKAESLKLDTPPIFVVGHWRSGTTLMHDLFSEDPNLAFPTTYECFVPHHFLLTEGTLDHLAKGLLPKRRPQDDVPVGFDRPQEEEFAMLMLGQGSPLITMAWPRLGPQDTDFIDFDGVPEAEVQRWADAYMWFYRRLMVKHGKTLVMKTPPNTARIKLLTKLFPDARWVHISRSPLKVFPSTVKLWRALYSAQGLHNPPQCDEWLDDYVLDLMERVTTVYERDKHLIPKENLYEIRYEDLVKNPIDSMRDIYEKLRLESFDEAEGPMRTFLADRSDHKVSSYKMPKDLTKRIADRLKPFIDAHGYREVVDAALAEPDAEGEPKVPETATS comes from the coding sequence GTGCCAGACTACGAGGTCATGCCGTCCGACGAGGACGGCGACGACAACAAGCGCCGCAAACGGCATAAGAAGAAAAAGATGGGGCTGACCGTCGAGCGCTATGGCGGCCGGTTGCTTTATATGTGGTTCGGCATGCGCTTCATGACGCTGATGCGGCTGTTCTGGCGCGGCCGCTTCTCCTTCACGCTGAATTGCATTCCCGACACGCTGGCGCTCTTCCTGTTCGTGCCGTGGAACACACCGCTCACCTGGATCTCCGAGGCGATCTACAAGAAGAAGGCCGAGAGCCTCAAGCTCGACACGCCGCCGATCTTCGTCGTCGGCCATTGGCGCAGCGGCACCACGCTGATGCACGACCTCTTCTCGGAAGATCCGAACCTGGCCTTTCCGACGACCTATGAGTGCTTCGTTCCGCACCACTTCCTGCTGACGGAAGGCACGCTCGATCACCTGGCCAAGGGCCTCCTGCCCAAGCGCCGGCCGCAGGACGACGTGCCGGTAGGCTTCGACCGGCCCCAGGAGGAAGAGTTCGCCATGCTGATGCTGGGGCAGGGCTCGCCCTTGATCACGATGGCATGGCCGCGGCTCGGCCCCCAGGACACCGACTTCATCGACTTCGACGGCGTGCCCGAGGCGGAGGTCCAGCGCTGGGCGGACGCGTATATGTGGTTCTACCGGCGTCTGATGGTGAAGCATGGCAAGACGCTCGTGATGAAGACGCCTCCGAACACCGCGCGGATCAAGCTGCTGACGAAGCTTTTCCCGGACGCGCGCTGGGTGCACATCTCGCGCAGTCCGCTGAAAGTGTTTCCGTCCACTGTCAAGCTGTGGCGCGCACTCTATTCGGCGCAAGGCCTGCACAACCCGCCTCAGTGCGACGAATGGCTCGACGACTACGTCTTGGACCTCATGGAGCGTGTCACAACCGTCTATGAGCGCGACAAGCATCTGATCCCCAAGGAGAACCTCTACGAAATTCGCTACGAGGATCTCGTGAAGAACCCGATCGATTCGATGCGGGACATCTACGAAAAGCTCCGTCTAGAGAGCTTCGATGAGGCGGAAGGTCCGATGCGCACGTTTCTCGCCGACCGCTCGGACCATAAAGTCTCAAGCTACAAGATGCCGAAGGACCTCACGAAGCGCATCGCGGATCGGCTGAAGCCCTTCATCGACGCCCACGGCTATCGCGAGGTTGTTGACGCCGCGCTCGCTGAGCCGGACGCCGAGGGCGAGCCGAAGGTTCCGGAGACGGCAACTTCGTAG